A section of the Candidatus Glassbacteria bacterium genome encodes:
- a CDS encoding Rrf2 family transcriptional regulator, with protein MTLGVKIIMLFRYLNTEITLYCRQVVMLKLSEAASLALHTMVFLAGLPGRHVSARKIAGELDVSESHLAKVLQRLARQGLVDSLRGPKGGFSIGGRHPDISLLDVYESIEGPLYDKHCFRTTSACNGSTCIFGGLLIDLSMQVKDYLTKTKLTELAGRRGSGNGKDRQRNH; from the coding sequence TTGACATTGGGCGTTAAAATAATTATGTTATTTAGGTATTTAAATACCGAAATAACACTTTATTGCCGGCAGGTGGTTATGCTCAAGCTTTCAGAAGCCGCATCACTGGCGCTGCACACGATGGTTTTTCTGGCCGGACTGCCCGGCAGGCATGTCTCCGCCAGGAAAATCGCCGGTGAACTCGATGTATCCGAGTCGCACCTTGCCAAGGTGCTCCAGCGGCTGGCCCGCCAGGGACTGGTGGATTCGTTGCGCGGACCGAAGGGCGGTTTCTCCATTGGCGGGCGGCACCCGGACATCAGCCTGCTGGATGTTTACGAGTCTATCGAAGGGCCTTTGTACGACAAACATTGCTTTCGGACCACCAGCGCCTGCAACGGAAGCACTTGCATTTTCGGCGGTCTGTTGATCGATCTCAGTATGCAGGTAAAGGACTATCTGACAAAAACCAAGCTTACGGAACTGGCCGGGAGGAGAGGAAGCGGCAATGGAAAAGATCGTCAGAGAAATCATTAA
- a CDS encoding superoxide dismutase, producing the protein MAKHQLPDLEYAFDALEPHIDARTMEIHHGKHHQGYADKLNAALEGHPELQAKSVEKLLAELNSLPESIRTAVRNNGGGHANHSLFWPVLKKGVSLAGPVADAINSAFGGFDEFKARFSAAAAGQFGSGWAWLVVGEGGLEVVATANQDSPLTSGKTPILGIDVWEHAYYLNYQNRRPDYIENFFSVINWDRVNENFSGAG; encoded by the coding sequence ATGGCGAAGCACCAGTTGCCTGATCTGGAATACGCATTCGATGCACTCGAGCCGCATATCGATGCCAGGACAATGGAAATTCACCACGGCAAGCACCATCAGGGCTATGCAGACAAGCTCAACGCGGCCCTGGAGGGCCACCCGGAGCTGCAGGCCAAAAGTGTCGAGAAACTGCTGGCTGAGCTGAACAGCCTGCCGGAGAGTATCAGGACCGCCGTGCGAAACAACGGTGGCGGACATGCCAACCATTCGCTGTTCTGGCCCGTCCTGAAAAAGGGAGTGAGCCTGGCAGGTCCTGTGGCCGATGCGATCAATTCGGCGTTCGGCGGTTTCGACGAGTTCAAGGCCAGGTTCTCCGCCGCCGCGGCGGGGCAGTTCGGCAGCGGCTGGGCCTGGCTGGTGGTCGGCGAAGGCGGCTTGGAAGTGGTCGCCACGGCGAACCAGGACAGCCCCCTGACATCTGGCAAGACCCCGATCCTGGGTATCGATGTCTGGGAGCATGCATACTACCTGAACTACCAGAACCGCAGGCCGGATTATATCGAAAATTTCTTCAGCGTTATCAACTGGGACCGCGTTAACGAGAATTTCAGCGGGGCCGGCTGA
- a CDS encoding desulfoferrodoxin — MPARGEIYKCRDESMMVEVVIDGQGEFLLHGKPMEKLTENTQDAAREKHVPEIEKIAGGYRVTVGSVEHPMEESHFIQWIELLAGDLVMRRYLSPGGRPVAEFLTSASDVSAREFCNLHGLWKADA, encoded by the coding sequence ATGCCGGCCAGGGGCGAAATTTACAAATGCAGGGACGAATCGATGATGGTCGAAGTGGTTATCGATGGTCAGGGCGAGTTCCTGCTGCATGGCAAGCCGATGGAGAAACTGACGGAAAACACCCAGGACGCCGCCCGGGAAAAACATGTGCCGGAGATCGAAAAAATCGCTGGCGGCTACCGGGTGACTGTCGGCAGCGTGGAGCATCCGATGGAGGAGAGTCACTTCATCCAGTGGATCGAACTTCTGGCCGGTGATCTTGTCATGCGCAGGTACCTTAGCCCGGGGGGCAGGCCGGTGGCGGAGTTCCTCACCAGCGCCTCGGATGTAAGCGCCAGGGAATTCTGCAACCTCCACGGACTGTGGAAAGCCGATGCCTGA